One Microcebus murinus isolate Inina chromosome 7, M.murinus_Inina_mat1.0, whole genome shotgun sequence genomic region harbors:
- the SLC7A13 gene encoding solute carrier family 7 member 13 — translation MDKEKKIQLRRVFGYYWGTNFLITNLIGAGIFVAPKGVLQYCSMNVGLSLCVWAGCAVLSMMTALCYAEIGINFPCSGSNYYFIKRCFGSLIAFLYLWIFVFVVIGLIASQAQLLAEYGIQPFYPSCSAPKLSKKCLALAMLWIVGILTSRGVKGVTWLQRASVALKMSILGLISLSGVVLLVRGRKQNVARFQNAFDGEFPDASRLIEAVFQGYFAYSGGGCFTLIAGELKTPRKTIPRIIFTALPLVTILYLLLNISLLTVLTPKEIISSDAVAIAWTDRVFPSLAWVIPFAISASLFSNLLINVFESARVIYIASQHGHLPLLFHTLNSYSSPFVSVLLLVSMGSLAIVLTNLIDLINYLYFMVSFCSVLSMVGILKRRFQEPDIPSPYKVFLPFPLITMAISLCLVLIPLVKSPSLRYVYVLLFVSSGLLFYIPLIHFKLRLVWFEKMTCYLQLLFNICIPDVCDEQMSEVQTVKKK, via the exons AtggataaagagaagaaaatacagcTCAGGAGAGTGTTTGGATATTACTGGGGCACAAATTTTTTGATCACTAATCTAATTGGTGCAGGGATTTTTGTGGCCCCCAAAGGGGTGTTGCAGTACTGTAGCATGAACGTGGggctctctctgtgtgtctgggCCGGCTGTGCCGTATTGTCCATGATGACAGCGCTCTGCTACGCGGAGATAGGTATAAACTTCCCATGCAGCGGCTCTAATTACTATTTTATCAAGAGATGCTTCGGCTCCTTGATCGCTTTCCTGTATCTCTGGATATTTGTGTTTGTGGTGATAGGGCTAATCGCTAGCCAAGCCCAGCTCCTGGCTGAGTACGGCATCCAGCCTTTTTATCCCAGCTGCTCTGCCCCAAAGCTGTCAAAGAAATGCCTGGCTCTAGCCATGTTGTGGATTGTGGGAATTCTGACTTCTCGTGGTGTGAAAGGGGTGACTTGGCTTCAGAGAGCTAGCGTAGCGCTGAAAATGTCCATTCTTGGCCTCATTTCCCTCAGTGGAGTGGTGTTGCTGGTGAGAGGGAGAAAGCAGAATGTAGCACGGTTTCAGAATGCTTTTGATGGTGAATTTCCTGATGCCTCCCGGCTTATAGAAGCTGTCTTCCAAGGATATTTTGCGTATTCAGGCGGGGGATGCTTCACATTGATAGCAG GGGAGCTGAAGACACCCAGAAAAACAATTCCCAGAATCATATTTACCGCATTACCTCTGGTGACTATACTTTATTTACTACTCAACATTTCCCTCCTGACTGTTCTGACGCCCAAGGAGATTATCTCTTCAG ATGCTGTGGCCATCGCATGGACTGATCGAGTTTTCCCCTCATTAGCATGGGTTATTCCTTTTGCTATTTCTGCCTCACTATTTAGCAACCTTCTGATTAATGTGTTTGAATCAGCAAGAGTGATATATATTGCCAGCCAACACggccacctgcctctgctgtttCATACACTCAATAGCTACTCCTCTCCGTTCGTATCTGTGCTACTACTTGTCAGTATGGGATCCCTTGCCATTGTCTTAACAAACCTCATTGACTTGATaaactatctttattttatggtttctttttgttctgtatTATCAATGGTAGGAATACTAAAACGGAGATTCCAGGAACCTGATATACCTTCACCTTATAAG GTCTTTTTGCCATTTCCATTGATAACAATGGCCATCAGCCTGTGCCTGGTGTTGATCCCACTGGTGAAGTCTCCAAGTTTGCGTTATGTCTATGTACTTCTCTTTGTTTCCAGTGGACTATTGTTTTACATAcctttgatacattttaaattgagGTTGGTTTGGTTTGAGAAGATGACTTGCTATTTAcaattactatttaatatttgcaTCCCTGACGTGTGTGATGAACAGATGTCAGAAGTACAAACTGTTAAGAAAAAATAG